Genomic DNA from Longimicrobium sp.:
CGACGACTACGGAGGCATCCCCGTCTTCTACCAGGTGGGCAAGGACCGGCTTCACCAGTACGCCGACTTCGGGCTGACCTTCGCCAAGCTGGGCGAAGAAGCGTTCGTGGACCTGCCCTCCTTTCACCTGGACGGGGCGGACCGCAAGCCGTTCCGCCTGGTGATCAACCGGTTCGGGCGCAGCGGCATGACGTTCCGGGTGGTGCCGCCGGAGGAGATCCCGGCCCTGCTTCCGCAAATGGAAGAGGTGTCGCACGAGTGGATGGAGGGGAAGCGCGCGGCGGAGAAGGGCTTCTCCCTCGGCTTCTTTTCCCCCGCGTACGTGCTGCGCTTTCCCGCCGCCGCGGTGGAGCACGACGGGCGGCTGCTGGCCTTCGCCACGGTGTGGCCCGGGC
This window encodes:
- a CDS encoding phosphatidylglycerol lysyltransferase domain-containing protein, with translation DDYGGIPVFYQVGKDRLHQYADFGLTFAKLGEEAFVDLPSFHLDGADRKPFRLVINRFGRSGMTFRVVPPEEIPALLPQMEEVSHEWMEGKRAAEKGFSLGFFSPAYVLRFPAAAVEHDGRLLAFATVWPGPDGVELSVDLMRYRRDAPRSVMEALMLNLMLWGRAEGYRRFNLGMAPLSGLEVSAVAPAWTRIGSFLFQRGEALYNFQGLRQYKDKFDPAWEPRYLAYPGGLALPRITADVSALIAGGYRAIFRRGRAA